In Bacillus sp. KH172YL63, one genomic interval encodes:
- the spoIIAB gene encoding anti-sigma F factor, with translation MRNEMSIQFSSLSQNESFARVTVASFIAQLDPTMDELTEIKTVVSEAVTNAIIHGYENNPNGTVYISVIMEEDGYIDMTIRDEGVGIGDVDEARQPLYTSKPELERSGMGFTIMENFMDEIEVSSHPGTGTTVRLKKHLTNSKALCN, from the coding sequence GTGAGAAATGAAATGAGCATTCAATTCAGTTCTTTAAGCCAGAATGAGTCCTTTGCAAGAGTGACCGTCGCCTCCTTCATTGCACAATTGGATCCGACAATGGATGAGTTGACTGAAATCAAAACCGTCGTATCCGAAGCGGTCACAAATGCGATTATACATGGATATGAAAACAATCCGAACGGAACAGTGTACATATCCGTCATCATGGAGGAAGACGGGTATATCGACATGACCATTCGTGACGAAGGGGTCGGGATTGGGGATGTGGATGAAGCGCGCCAGCCTTTGTACACATCGAAGCCCGAACTTGAACGTTCTGGAATGGGCTTTACCATCATGGAAAATTTCATGGATGAAATTGAAGTATCATCACACCCAGGTACAGGCACCACGGTAAGGCTGAAGAAGCACTTGACCAATAGTAAAGCGCTATGCAATTAA
- a CDS encoding stage V sporulation protein AB, protein MTINIVITVFIGFAGGLAVGSGFVAFLTVLGIIPRLTQLTKTMKMIHFYELAIILGALSGVFISLNEYTFHCSPLVLIPLGLASGTFIGLLAAALTEVLNVFPILAKRIGIDGQIVILIMAIVFGKIFGSLFHWLYMVHQ, encoded by the coding sequence ATGACGATTAATATTGTCATCACCGTATTTATCGGATTTGCAGGCGGATTGGCAGTAGGGTCCGGGTTTGTGGCTTTTTTAACAGTTTTGGGCATCATTCCCCGGTTGACCCAATTGACGAAAACGATGAAAATGATCCATTTCTACGAGCTCGCTATCATATTAGGGGCCCTGTCCGGAGTGTTTATCAGCTTAAATGAATATACCTTCCACTGTTCCCCGCTGGTATTGATCCCGCTTGGTCTCGCGAGCGGCACATTCATCGGTTTGTTGGCTGCCGCTTTGACGGAAGTGTTGAATGTTTTCCCGATCCTGGCTAAGCGAATCGGTATTGATGGCCAAATCGTCATATTAATTATGGCGATTGTGTTCGGTAAAATCTTCGGTTCTCTTTTTCATTGGCTCTACATGGTTCATCAATAA
- a CDS encoding D-alanyl-D-alanine carboxypeptidase family protein produces MKRLAYIVVVFVLTAFLSPSIGLAEEKKSELADVAKSAILIERDTGTVLYEKNSHEKLAPASMTKIMTMMLIMEALEDGQIKWEDKVRASEYAASMGGSQIFLEPGETMTVEEMLKGIAIGSANDASVAMAEHIAGSEEAFVGEMNKKATELGLKDTHFKNPTGLPSKDHYSSAHDMSMMAKELLKYEGITKFTGSYESYLREDSEKKFWLVNTNKLVRFYDGVDGLKTGFTNEAKYCLTATAKKGNMRVIAVVFGAPTPKERNNEVSKMLDYAFNQYSTKPLFKKGDTLAKVNVSKGKENKVDAVTDEPISLLTQKGEKLDEVEQKVTLSEELKAPIKKGDKVGTLVVMNKGKIVVKSTLVAKKNVNDASWWELYKKSFGLFSKVGK; encoded by the coding sequence ATGAAACGTTTAGCGTATATAGTTGTTGTATTTGTTTTGACGGCATTTCTATCTCCTTCTATAGGATTAGCAGAAGAGAAGAAATCCGAATTGGCGGATGTTGCAAAATCAGCCATATTGATCGAACGTGATACTGGAACGGTCCTGTATGAGAAGAATAGTCATGAAAAGCTGGCACCGGCATCTATGACGAAAATTATGACGATGATGTTGATCATGGAAGCCCTGGAGGATGGCCAGATCAAGTGGGAAGATAAAGTGCGTGCAAGTGAGTATGCTGCTTCGATGGGGGGATCTCAGATTTTCCTTGAGCCTGGGGAAACAATGACGGTTGAGGAAATGTTGAAGGGGATTGCCATCGGATCTGCCAACGATGCGTCTGTTGCGATGGCTGAGCATATCGCCGGAAGTGAAGAAGCATTTGTCGGAGAAATGAACAAAAAGGCAACAGAGCTTGGATTGAAGGATACCCATTTTAAAAATCCTACCGGCTTACCGTCAAAAGATCATTACAGTTCCGCCCATGATATGTCGATGATGGCAAAGGAGCTTCTGAAATATGAAGGGATTACAAAGTTCACCGGCAGTTATGAATCCTATCTCAGGGAAGATTCGGAGAAGAAATTCTGGCTCGTGAACACGAATAAACTTGTTCGTTTCTACGACGGTGTGGATGGTCTGAAAACCGGATTCACGAATGAAGCGAAGTACTGCTTAACGGCGACGGCGAAAAAAGGGAATATGAGGGTGATCGCAGTCGTATTCGGGGCCCCGACGCCGAAGGAGAGGAATAATGAGGTCAGTAAAATGCTTGATTATGCATTCAACCAATATTCCACAAAACCTTTGTTCAAGAAGGGTGATACACTCGCGAAGGTGAACGTCTCGAAAGGGAAAGAAAACAAAGTGGATGCCGTCACAGACGAGCCGATTTCGCTTCTGACCCAAAAGGGTGAAAAACTGGATGAAGTGGAACAGAAGGTCACGCTTTCCGAAGAACTGAAAGCACCAATAAAAAAAGGTGACAAAGTCGGCACCTTGGTAGTCATGAATAAAGGAAAGATCGTAGTGAAAAGTACGCTCGTAGCCAAGAAGAATGTCAATGATGCAAGTTGGTGGGAGCTGTATAAAAAATCCTTTGGCCTTTTCTCAAAAGTAGGAAAGTGA
- a CDS encoding stage V sporulation protein AA codes for MEGIVYIRLRHRVQVKERSRVTLGQLAQIIAPEERVSDLKGIPVHQVTPSDKNIIVVDVMKVIRGIMAGHPDLDIQTIGPAQSIIEVVYEKKKVSLPLFIGVWLLLFVGAALAIMNFHEDVSMREVHQRLYHFVTGGNDPHPLLFQIPYSFGLGLGMILFFNHVFRKRLNEEPSPLEVEMFNYQQDLDQYVIMHENKESQRHLDDD; via the coding sequence ATGGAAGGAATCGTTTATATCCGCTTACGCCATCGAGTGCAGGTTAAGGAAAGAAGCAGGGTCACGCTCGGCCAGCTGGCGCAAATCATCGCACCTGAGGAACGTGTGTCAGATTTAAAGGGTATCCCGGTCCATCAGGTGACGCCTTCTGACAAGAATATTATCGTTGTCGATGTGATGAAGGTGATAAGGGGCATCATGGCGGGGCATCCTGATCTGGATATTCAGACGATCGGACCTGCACAAAGCATCATTGAAGTCGTTTATGAAAAGAAGAAGGTATCCCTCCCGTTATTCATAGGTGTATGGCTTCTATTGTTCGTTGGTGCGGCACTTGCGATCATGAACTTTCATGAAGATGTGAGTATGAGGGAGGTTCATCAGCGTCTGTATCATTTTGTGACTGGGGGAAACGACCCACATCCATTATTGTTTCAGATTCCTTATTCATTTGGACTGGGACTCGGGATGATCTTGTTTTTTAACCATGTTTTCAGAAAGAGATTAAATGAAGAACCGAGCCCGCTGGAAGTGGAAATGTTCAATTATCAGCAGGATTTAGATCAATACGTCATTATGCATGAAAATAAAGAAAGCCAGAGACATCTCGATGACGATTAA
- a CDS encoding spore germination protein, giving the protein MTQKTKETVIPKDLGMIEEYMKNHVGLKKSFDIGVRKLMILKKGVHFYYINGLTDASYIIEIVEELVEINDNERATSKLYDIVYNRLVHQSVEPVNTMEEAVDEVLSGLIAVFIEGYAEALIVDVRSYPGRQPSEPDTEKVVRGSRDGYVENIIVNTALTRRRIRDPRLRFEIFRIGERSKTDISIAYIEDVANPSLIEVIKKELKAIKIDGLTMADKTVEEFLVKQGYNPYPLVRYTERADVAATHLLEGHVLIFVDTSPSVIITPTTFFHHLQHAEEYRQSPAVGTFVRWTRFAGVLASLFLLPLWYLFVLDPSLLPEVIKYVGPQEQTNIPVIVQLFIADMGVEMFRIAAIHTPTPLSTAMGLIAAVLIGQIAIDVGLFQPEVILYVAVASIGTFATPSYELSVANKMARLLLLVSVALFHIPGLIIGITLYILFVSNIKSLNTPYLWPLLPFSPKAFMQILVRKSVPGSKIRPSIVQPRNKYKQPAKS; this is encoded by the coding sequence ATGACTCAAAAGACCAAGGAAACAGTGATTCCTAAAGATTTAGGAATGATTGAAGAGTATATGAAAAATCATGTCGGGCTGAAAAAGAGCTTCGATATAGGCGTGCGCAAACTCATGATTCTCAAAAAGGGCGTCCATTTCTACTATATCAATGGATTGACAGATGCCTCCTATATTATTGAAATCGTAGAGGAACTTGTAGAAATCAATGACAATGAGCGGGCGACGAGTAAATTGTATGACATTGTTTATAACCGGCTTGTCCATCAGTCTGTCGAACCCGTCAATACGATGGAAGAAGCAGTGGATGAAGTGCTCTCAGGCTTGATTGCCGTCTTTATTGAAGGCTATGCAGAAGCACTGATCGTTGATGTCCGTAGTTATCCCGGAAGGCAGCCGTCTGAGCCTGATACCGAGAAGGTCGTAAGGGGTTCACGTGATGGATATGTAGAGAATATCATCGTGAATACAGCATTGACGAGAAGGAGAATAAGAGATCCCCGGCTGAGATTCGAAATCTTTAGGATAGGGGAGCGGTCCAAGACGGACATTTCGATTGCATATATAGAAGATGTCGCGAATCCCAGTTTGATCGAAGTGATCAAGAAAGAATTGAAAGCCATTAAAATCGATGGTTTGACGATGGCCGATAAAACGGTGGAAGAGTTCCTTGTGAAACAGGGTTATAATCCATATCCACTCGTGAGGTATACGGAAAGGGCGGATGTCGCTGCCACACATCTATTAGAGGGGCATGTGCTGATTTTTGTCGATACATCTCCGAGTGTCATCATTACGCCAACAACGTTCTTTCATCATCTACAGCATGCGGAGGAATACAGGCAGTCACCTGCTGTTGGGACGTTTGTAAGGTGGACCCGGTTCGCCGGTGTGCTTGCTTCTTTATTCCTGCTCCCCCTCTGGTATTTATTCGTACTGGATCCTTCGTTGTTACCGGAGGTCATCAAGTACGTGGGACCGCAGGAACAAACCAATATTCCCGTGATCGTCCAACTGTTCATTGCCGACATGGGGGTAGAGATGTTCAGAATCGCAGCGATTCATACGCCTACTCCGCTATCAACCGCGATGGGCTTGATCGCAGCAGTGCTGATCGGTCAAATCGCCATTGATGTCGGCCTCTTTCAGCCTGAAGTGATATTATACGTGGCGGTCGCCTCGATCGGTACGTTCGCTACACCAAGTTATGAGTTGAGTGTGGCCAATAAGATGGCGAGGCTCCTGCTCCTTGTGTCGGTCGCCTTGTTCCATATTCCTGGCCTGATAATCGGGATAACGCTGTATATCCTGTTCGTATCGAATATCAAATCACTCAATACGCCGTATCTCTGGCCGCTGCTGCCTTTCAGCCCTAAAGCATTCATGCAGATTCTCGTGAGGAAGTCTGTCCCCGGTTCTAAAATACGGCCGAGTATCGTTCAGCCAAGGAATAAATATAAACAGCCGGCTAAATCATAG
- a CDS encoding GNAT family N-acetyltransferase: protein MLIRYKKAFEKIAMGLLSFMPNEKDLKKLQQTMKQYETEDNWQLFLWKEEDIVGLIGAFKTDSTLEVQHISVNPSHRHEGIGKSMVKHLREMHSELEVKPNSDTASFFEKCDEPELCSENREEQ from the coding sequence ATGTTAATTCGGTATAAAAAGGCGTTTGAGAAAATCGCAATGGGATTATTATCTTTCATGCCAAATGAAAAGGATTTAAAGAAGCTTCAGCAAACAATGAAGCAGTATGAAACTGAAGATAATTGGCAGCTCTTTTTATGGAAAGAAGAGGACATAGTAGGCTTGATAGGCGCATTCAAAACAGACAGCACTTTAGAAGTTCAACATATATCCGTTAATCCGTCCCACCGCCACGAAGGAATCGGCAAATCGATGGTGAAGCACTTAAGGGAGATGCACTCAGAGTTGGAAGTGAAACCTAATTCTGACACTGCTTCTTTTTTCGAGAAGTGTGATGAACCTGAACTGTGCAGTGAGAATCGGGAAGAACAATAA
- the sigF gene encoding RNA polymerase sporulation sigma factor SigF, whose amino-acid sequence MDVEVKNEKEQTFLKDHEVKELIKQSQAGDQSARDLIVQKNMRLVWSVVQRFLNRGYEPDDLFQIGSIGLLKSVDKFDLSYDVKFSTYAVPMIIGEIQRFIRDDGTVKVSRSLKEMGNKIRKARDELSKKFGRVPTVGELADHLDYTVEEVIMAQEASRAPSSIHETVYENDGDPITLLDQIADHSDNKWFDKIALKEAIRELDDRERLIVYLRYYKDQTQSEVADRLGISQVQVSRLEKKILQTMKDHMHTDS is encoded by the coding sequence ATGGATGTCGAAGTGAAAAATGAAAAGGAACAGACCTTCTTAAAGGATCATGAGGTGAAGGAGCTCATCAAACAGAGTCAGGCTGGAGACCAGAGTGCAAGGGACTTGATCGTCCAAAAGAATATGCGTTTGGTCTGGTCGGTCGTCCAAAGATTCCTCAACCGGGGCTATGAACCGGATGATCTCTTTCAGATAGGCAGTATCGGGTTGCTGAAATCAGTGGATAAGTTTGATTTAAGCTACGACGTCAAGTTCTCAACATACGCTGTTCCGATGATCATCGGGGAAATCCAGCGCTTTATCCGGGATGACGGAACAGTAAAGGTCAGTCGATCACTGAAGGAAATGGGGAATAAAATCCGTAAGGCCAGGGATGAGCTCTCGAAGAAATTCGGAAGGGTGCCGACAGTCGGTGAGCTTGCCGACCATCTCGATTATACGGTTGAAGAAGTGATCATGGCCCAGGAAGCAAGCCGTGCCCCTTCATCCATCCATGAAACCGTGTATGAAAATGACGGGGATCCCATCACCCTTCTCGATCAAATTGCCGATCATAGTGATAACAAGTGGTTTGACAAGATTGCCTTAAAAGAAGCGATACGTGAACTCGACGACCGGGAGCGCCTCATTGTGTACTTAAGGTACTACAAAGACCAAACGCAATCGGAGGTGGCCGACCGACTCGGCATATCGCAAGTTCAGGTATCGAGGCTTGAGAAGAAAATATTGCAAACGATGAAAGACCATATGCATACAGACTCATGA
- the spoIIAA gene encoding anti-sigma F factor antagonist, protein MSLAINLEVKKDVLCVRLSGELDHHTADELREKASNLIEAENVKHIILNLEELSFMDSSGLGVILGRYKQIKQKHGEMVVCAISPSVNRLFEMSGLFKIIRLEPSEENALQRLGVA, encoded by the coding sequence GTGAGTCTTGCTATTAACTTAGAAGTCAAAAAAGATGTACTTTGTGTCCGTTTAAGTGGAGAGTTGGATCATCATACAGCTGATGAACTGAGGGAAAAAGCTTCAAACCTGATTGAAGCTGAAAATGTAAAGCACATCATCTTGAATTTAGAGGAATTAAGCTTTATGGACAGTTCAGGTTTAGGAGTCATTTTAGGCCGATACAAGCAGATTAAACAAAAGCATGGTGAAATGGTCGTTTGTGCGATTTCCCCGTCTGTAAACCGATTATTTGAAATGTCCGGGTTGTTTAAGATTATTCGTCTTGAGCCGTCTGAAGAAAACGCATTACAAAGATTGGGGGTCGCCTAA
- a CDS encoding stage V sporulation protein AE, with product MDKVRKVILVTDGDEYAKRAIECVAAQYGGRCISSSKGNPSILSGPEIVKLIKRAKNDPVFVMFDDSGFIGEGAGERALKHVANHCDIEVLGIIAVASKTRQAEWTRVDICIDKYGELTPYGVDKFGVPEMDVGRLTGDTVYCLDELNVPVIVGIGDIGKMARRDHYSQGAPITRKAVEIILERSGYHDSKDQGNSDS from the coding sequence ATGGACAAAGTAAGGAAAGTGATTCTGGTCACAGACGGAGACGAATATGCAAAGCGTGCCATCGAATGTGTTGCTGCTCAATACGGGGGCCGTTGTATTTCAAGCTCTAAAGGGAATCCCTCTATTTTGTCTGGCCCGGAGATCGTGAAACTGATCAAAAGGGCTAAGAACGACCCTGTCTTTGTCATGTTTGATGATAGTGGATTCATTGGTGAAGGAGCAGGGGAGCGGGCGCTGAAACATGTGGCGAATCACTGTGACATCGAAGTGCTCGGCATCATCGCAGTAGCGAGCAAAACCCGTCAGGCCGAATGGACGCGAGTGGATATTTGTATCGATAAATATGGAGAACTTACGCCATATGGTGTCGATAAATTTGGAGTTCCGGAAATGGATGTTGGAAGATTGACAGGTGATACAGTTTATTGCCTTGATGAATTGAATGTACCGGTCATTGTCGGGATCGGAGACATTGGTAAAATGGCGAGACGTGATCATTACTCACAAGGTGCCCCAATCACGAGAAAGGCAGTGGAAATCATCTTAGAAAGGAGCGGCTATCATGACTCAAAAGACCAAGGAAACAGTGATTCCTAA
- a CDS encoding DUF309 domain-containing protein, translating to MAYPQAYLAFLMYFHGNRDYFECHEVLEEYWKEVDPKNRSSHWVGLIQVAVGFYHYRRKNTHGAVRTFIKAIRNIEMNEGELTKLGLDTEMLKSMLVEVTEDIHENKPYHSINLPLTQADLINKVEALCHSHGFTWCAPSDLSIAEIVHRHSLRDRSDVIAERNEALRKKRG from the coding sequence ATGGCTTATCCTCAAGCCTACTTAGCATTTCTGATGTATTTCCACGGAAATCGTGACTATTTTGAGTGCCACGAAGTGCTGGAAGAATACTGGAAGGAAGTTGACCCGAAGAACCGCTCCTCCCACTGGGTGGGACTCATCCAGGTGGCAGTCGGCTTCTATCATTACAGAAGAAAGAATACACACGGGGCAGTCAGGACCTTTATAAAAGCGATCCGCAACATCGAAATGAATGAAGGAGAATTAACAAAGCTTGGCCTGGACACCGAAATGCTTAAAAGTATGCTGGTGGAAGTCACTGAAGATATTCACGAAAACAAGCCTTATCATAGCATAAACTTACCATTAACACAGGCTGACCTGATAAATAAGGTAGAAGCACTCTGCCATTCGCACGGCTTCACCTGGTGTGCACCGAGCGATCTTTCCATAGCAGAAATCGTCCACCGGCATTCTTTGCGTGACCGGTCCGATGTGATCGCAGAAAGAAACGAAGCGCTCAGAAAAAAAAGAGGCTGA
- the lysA gene encoding diaminopimelate decarboxylase — translation MHLHGSAEIDQDHLTIGGVSTVQLASQYGTPLYVYDVALIRERARSFKQTFDALGVKAEVAYASKAFSCIGIFQLMKEEGLSLDVVSGGELFTALKADFPPGRIHFNGNNKSREELVMAIENDVGCIVVDNFHELKLVNEVSHTLERKTKILLRVTPGIEAHTHDYILTGQEDSKFGFDLGNGQAEEAMKLASQLDSLDLLGLHCHIGSQIFETTGFILAAKKMIEKVAQWKSQYDFHPKVINLGGGFGIRYTKEDDPIPPSQYVEEMISAVKEEVERFNLSMPEIWIEPGRSLVGDAGTSLYTLGSRKEVPDIRIYAAVDGGMSDNIRPALYKAKYEAVLANKASRKTEETVSIAGKCCESGDMLIWDLPLPASESGDLLAVFCTGAYGYAMANNYNRIPRPAVVFVEDGKTALAVRRETYADLVARDVTF, via the coding sequence ATGCATCTTCATGGTTCAGCAGAAATCGATCAAGATCATTTAACGATCGGAGGGGTGAGTACTGTTCAACTGGCATCACAATATGGTACGCCCCTATATGTTTATGACGTGGCATTGATCAGGGAAAGGGCAAGGAGCTTCAAGCAGACGTTTGATGCGCTTGGGGTCAAAGCGGAAGTCGCATACGCAAGTAAGGCGTTTTCCTGTATCGGGATCTTTCAGTTGATGAAAGAAGAAGGATTATCGTTGGATGTGGTATCAGGTGGGGAATTATTTACGGCGTTAAAGGCTGATTTCCCCCCTGGCCGCATTCATTTTAATGGGAATAATAAAAGCAGGGAAGAATTAGTCATGGCCATCGAGAACGATGTTGGCTGCATTGTGGTGGACAATTTCCATGAACTGAAGCTGGTGAATGAGGTGTCACACACCCTTGAAAGAAAAACGAAGATTCTATTAAGGGTCACCCCGGGGATCGAAGCTCATACACATGATTATATCTTGACGGGGCAGGAAGATTCGAAATTCGGCTTCGATTTGGGCAACGGTCAGGCGGAGGAAGCCATGAAGCTCGCTTCTCAATTGGATTCCCTCGATTTGCTTGGGCTGCATTGCCATATCGGATCGCAAATCTTTGAAACAACGGGCTTCATCCTGGCTGCTAAGAAAATGATTGAAAAAGTCGCTCAGTGGAAGTCCCAATATGATTTTCATCCAAAGGTGATTAATTTAGGAGGGGGCTTCGGGATAAGGTATACGAAGGAAGATGACCCGATCCCGCCTTCACAATATGTCGAAGAAATGATTTCAGCGGTGAAAGAGGAAGTCGAGAGGTTCAATCTTTCCATGCCGGAAATTTGGATAGAGCCTGGACGATCCCTTGTGGGGGATGCGGGGACAAGTCTTTATACCCTCGGGTCACGGAAAGAAGTACCGGACATCAGGATATATGCGGCGGTCGACGGAGGAATGAGTGACAACATCAGACCAGCCCTCTATAAGGCGAAATACGAAGCCGTATTAGCGAATAAAGCAAGCAGGAAAACTGAGGAAACCGTATCGATCGCAGGGAAATGCTGTGAGTCGGGTGATATGCTCATATGGGATTTACCTTTGCCGGCATCTGAATCAGGCGATCTGCTTGCCGTTTTCTGTACCGGTGCTTATGGATATGCAATGGCAAATAATTATAATAGAATCCCCCGTCCCGCTGTCGTATTTGTAGAGGATGGTAAAACTGCATTGGCTGTGAGAAGGGAAACATATGCCGATTTGGTGGCACGGGATGTCACATTCTAA
- a CDS encoding pyrimidine-nucleoside phosphorylase, translating to MRMVDLIEKKREGKELSTEEIKFIVEGYTDGSIPDYQVSALTMAIFFKDMSDRERADLTMAMVESGDQIDLSAIEGIKVDKHSTGGVGDTTTLVLGPLVASVGVPVAKMSGRGLGHTGGTIDKLESVEGFHVEIENDEFIRLVNKNKLAVIGQSGNLTPADKKLYSLRDVTATVNSIPLIASSIMSKKIAAGADAIVLDVKTGAGAFMKTLDDSKDLAKAMVNIGNNVGRKTMAVISDMSQPLGFAIGNALEVKEAIDTLKGEGPEDLTELCLTLGSHMVYLAEKASTLEEARELLQKAIEDGSALDNFKVFLESQGGDASVVDEPAKLPQAKYKIELEAKEDGYVSEIVADAVGTAAMWLGAGRATKDSVIDLAVGLELRKKIGDTVKAGDSLVTIYSNDENIDQVKEKLYESIKVTSEHVNAPTLIHTEITG from the coding sequence ATGAGAATGGTTGATTTAATAGAAAAGAAACGTGAAGGAAAAGAACTAAGTACCGAAGAAATCAAATTCATCGTGGAAGGGTACACAGATGGAAGCATCCCTGATTATCAGGTGAGTGCCCTTACGATGGCGATCTTCTTCAAAGATATGAGTGACCGTGAAAGAGCGGACCTGACGATGGCAATGGTTGAGTCTGGAGATCAAATCGATTTATCTGCGATTGAAGGCATCAAGGTCGATAAACACTCTACAGGTGGTGTAGGTGATACGACTACGCTTGTACTGGGGCCGCTTGTTGCGTCTGTCGGTGTACCTGTTGCGAAGATGAGCGGAAGAGGACTTGGGCATACCGGGGGAACGATCGATAAGCTGGAGTCGGTCGAAGGCTTCCACGTGGAAATCGAAAACGATGAATTCATCCGCCTGGTGAACAAAAATAAACTGGCAGTTATCGGACAAAGCGGTAACTTGACGCCGGCTGATAAAAAACTTTACTCACTGCGTGATGTTACAGCTACTGTCAATAGTATCCCGTTGATTGCAAGTTCCATCATGAGTAAAAAAATTGCGGCAGGAGCAGACGCGATCGTACTTGATGTCAAGACCGGTGCAGGTGCCTTCATGAAGACACTTGACGATTCGAAAGACCTTGCAAAAGCAATGGTGAACATCGGGAACAATGTCGGCCGTAAGACGATGGCGGTCATCTCCGATATGAGTCAACCGCTTGGTTTTGCAATCGGGAACGCCCTTGAGGTGAAAGAAGCGATCGATACGCTTAAAGGCGAAGGTCCGGAAGATTTGACTGAGTTATGCCTGACGCTTGGAAGCCACATGGTTTACCTTGCGGAGAAAGCATCGACATTAGAAGAAGCGAGAGAGCTTTTACAAAAGGCGATCGAAGATGGATCTGCACTTGATAACTTCAAGGTTTTCCTTGAATCACAAGGCGGAGATGCGTCAGTAGTGGACGAGCCGGCGAAGCTTCCTCAAGCGAAGTACAAAATCGAGCTTGAAGCGAAGGAAGACGGATACGTGTCTGAAATCGTAGCCGATGCAGTCGGAACGGCAGCAATGTGGTTGGGAGCAGGACGTGCAACAAAAGACTCAGTGATCGATTTAGCGGTTGGCCTAGAGCTTCGCAAGAAAATCGGTGACACTGTCAAAGCAGGAGATTCTCTTGTAACCATCTACAGCAATGATGAAAACATTGATCAAGTAAAAGAAAAGTTATACGAAAGCATCAAGGTGACATCTGAGCATGTGAATGCACCGACGTTGATCCATACAGAAATCACAGGTTGA